The following proteins are encoded in a genomic region of Mahella australiensis 50-1 BON:
- a CDS encoding M56 family metallopeptidase: protein MNLVTLFTMVLSLSFRGSILSILIILVKWTFKSKLNANWHYYIWLLLIIRLVIPYAPESPMSIFNLLPSVLQSTEIPGNVNRVSDIDDELIMPQNVDINTGNVQNEMIRNENITGNSDNVWLDHDLLLSVIWLIGVAGMLLYILIANIAFRLKINGAPHCKDEGTLRRLDDCEREMNIRTIIPIIYNKNVKTPSIFGLLKPKLLLSSETMDNLSGDEQRYIFLHELAHLKRKDNLINLITMLVQSLHWFNPIVWYAFYKIREDCEVACDAYVLSRLKPTEYKKYGETIIRLINIISKSYWHPVTTGMTNNKSGLKSRIKMVVKFKKNSWKWSVIAVAVAIVVALIGLTDPKSTTSVNDKNNTSILSKNDIDFNKDLYNESLNVIMTDGRYYEETEPGPYMGSNWEGKYDIQLIDSRGNILSKLDLNKAFNEEKLTFQSVFNIEFDDYNNDSNIDFTIGQYASSNGNIYRLFTILPTGEIKALPIRGQSEIFSSGGNRYSKKFEKIDTATFKNRYYDNKTGEMVETYYSWADSENQFVIKPVSTDISPIQTDFPLKVAVDTQCIVDLNGDGSGDSVYYSVDNSSFMVNGAEYIDKLKEMDIYIENPNREWYCIVDIDKSDKSKEIALLDEGPSNDPRSHFFRFTGNKVEYAGSITDFPYTSTCKFNGDGTIVARYRLSILETWWAPATWELDRNGYLQQTHQDIYYPYSYESQDSSFVPVLRKDLMLYTEPDLKAGRVMAMAGSKVNFKATDNVHWVCLSTGNGAEGWFYVEGYSAILVGEEKVEATSIFENLNFAD from the coding sequence ATGAATTTAGTAACGTTGTTTACTATGGTGCTTTCCTTATCATTTAGAGGGAGTATACTTTCAATATTGATTATTTTAGTTAAATGGACTTTCAAAAGTAAATTGAATGCTAATTGGCATTATTATATCTGGCTTTTACTTATAATTAGGCTTGTTATACCATATGCTCCCGAAAGCCCTATGAGTATCTTTAATTTATTGCCTTCTGTTTTGCAAAGCACTGAGATACCCGGAAATGTCAATAGAGTATCTGATATAGACGATGAACTTATTATGCCTCAGAACGTCGATATAAACACCGGTAATGTACAGAATGAGATGATTAGAAATGAAAATATTACTGGAAATAGTGATAATGTTTGGCTTGACCATGACCTGTTATTAAGTGTAATATGGCTTATCGGTGTAGCGGGAATGTTGCTTTATATTTTGATTGCGAATATCGCATTCCGGTTAAAAATTAATGGTGCTCCGCACTGTAAAGACGAAGGAACTTTAAGAAGACTTGACGATTGTGAAAGGGAAATGAATATTCGCACGATTATTCCGATTATATATAATAAAAATGTGAAAACACCTTCAATTTTCGGACTATTAAAACCTAAATTGTTATTATCTAGTGAAACTATGGATAATTTATCGGGAGACGAACAAAGATATATTTTTTTACATGAACTTGCACACTTGAAGAGAAAGGATAACTTAATTAACCTGATAACAATGCTGGTGCAGAGCCTGCACTGGTTCAACCCTATTGTATGGTATGCTTTTTATAAGATACGTGAGGATTGTGAGGTGGCATGCGATGCCTATGTTTTATCCCGATTAAAACCAACGGAATATAAAAAGTACGGGGAAACGATCATTAGGCTGATAAATATAATCTCTAAATCCTATTGGCATCCTGTTACTACCGGTATGACAAATAATAAATCAGGTTTAAAAAGTAGAATTAAAATGGTGGTTAAATTCAAAAAGAATTCTTGGAAATGGTCTGTTATAGCAGTTGCAGTAGCAATAGTGGTAGCTCTTATAGGATTGACCGATCCAAAAAGCACTACAAGTGTTAATGATAAAAACAATACCAGTATTCTATCAAAAAATGATATTGACTTTAACAAAGATTTATATAACGAGAGCCTCAACGTAATAATGACTGACGGCAGATATTATGAGGAGACAGAACCCGGCCCGTACATGGGTTCGAATTGGGAAGGTAAGTACGATATTCAACTAATAGATAGCAGAGGAAATATATTATCTAAACTTGATCTTAACAAAGCATTTAATGAAGAAAAATTAACTTTTCAGAGCGTTTTCAATATAGAATTTGATGATTATAATAACGATAGCAATATCGATTTTACAATTGGACAATATGCTTCGAGTAACGGTAATATCTATAGACTGTTTACGATATTGCCTACCGGTGAAATAAAGGCACTGCCGATAAGAGGACAGTCAGAGATTTTTAGCAGCGGCGGTAATAGGTATTCTAAAAAATTCGAGAAAATAGATACAGCTACTTTTAAAAATCGGTACTACGATAATAAAACTGGGGAAATGGTTGAAACTTATTATTCATGGGCAGATAGTGAAAATCAGTTTGTTATAAAGCCTGTTAGCACGGATATATCTCCCATTCAAACCGATTTTCCTTTGAAAGTTGCGGTAGATACGCAGTGTATAGTGGATTTAAACGGTGATGGCAGCGGCGACAGTGTATATTATAGCGTCGATAATAGTTCTTTTATGGTAAACGGTGCGGAATATATTGATAAATTAAAAGAAATGGATATTTATATAGAAAATCCAAATCGAGAGTGGTATTGCATTGTTGATATAGATAAATCGGATAAATCTAAAGAAATAGCATTATTGGACGAAGGGCCAAGCAATGACCCACGGAGTCATTTCTTTAGATTTACCGGAAATAAAGTTGAATATGCTGGCTCAATAACGGATTTTCCATATACATCTACCTGTAAATTTAATGGGGACGGTACTATTGTCGCTAGATATAGGCTGTCTATACTTGAAACATGGTGGGCACCTGCCACGTGGGAATTAGATAGAAATGGCTATCTACAACAAACGCATCAAGATATATATTATCCATATAGCTATGAATCCCAAGATTCTTCATTCGTACCTGTATTGCGTAAAGATCTCATGCTATATACCGAGCCGGACCTTAAGGCCGGCCGGGTGATGGCAATGGCCGGGAGCAAAGTGAATTTTAAGGCTACGGATAATGTACATTGGGTGTGTCTAAGTACGGGGAACGGAGCAGAAGGGTGGTTTTATGTGGAAGGATACAGCGCTATATTGGTTGGTGAAGAAAAAGTGGAGGCCACATCAATATTCGAAAACTTGAATTTTGCTGATTAG